The following are from one region of the Vitis riparia cultivar Riparia Gloire de Montpellier isolate 1030 chromosome 14, EGFV_Vit.rip_1.0, whole genome shotgun sequence genome:
- the LOC117930420 gene encoding thymidylate kinase, translating into MSHASHFRLPKLLNFGAGSARGLVKFGTNLRCNCSSSNIHMENNRNSDSRGALIVLEGLDRSGKSSQSSRMMSYLEGLGVSAELWRFPDRSTCVGQMISSYLANKSDLDDHTIHLLFSANRWEKRSLMETKLRTGTTLIVDRYSYSGVAFSSAKGLDIEWCKAPEMGLLAPDLVVYLNIPPEKAAERGGYGGERYEQLEFQRKVAHHYQVLRDPSWKIIDASLPIEDVEKPLRDMVLDCVKTCQKGKTLLNLWSYEPSIP; encoded by the exons ATGTCACATGCCTCCCATTTCAGACTCCCTAAGCTTTT AAATTTTGGAGCCGGATCAGCACGAGGGTTGGTGAAATTCGGCACGAATTTGCGCTGCAACTGTTCTTCCAGCAATATACACATGGAGAACAATCGCAACAGCGATTCCAGAGGTGCTTTGATTGTTCTTGAAGGTTTGGATCGAAGCGGGAAGTCTTCACAATCGAGTAGAATGATGTCTTACCTGGAGGGCCTTGGGGTTTCGGCCGAATTGTGGCGGTTTCCAGACAGGAGTACTTGTGTTGGGCAAATGATATCTTCATACCTCGCCAATAAATCGGACTTAGATGATCACACGATCCATCTCCTTTTCAGTGCGAATCGTTGGGAAAAGAG ATCATTGATGGAGACTAAGCTGAGGACTGGAACCACCCTCATTGTTGACCGTTACTCCTATTCTGGAGTGGCCTTTTCATCTGCCAAAGGACTTGATATTGAATGGTGTAAG GCACCGGAGATGGGATTGCTAGCTCCAGATCTTGTAGTGTACCTCAACATACCACCAGAG AAAGCAGCAGAAAGAGGAGGCTATGGTGGCGAGAGATACGAGCAGCTTGAGTTTCAGAGAAAAGTTGCTCATCATTATCAGGTCCTTCGTGATCCCTCATGGAAG ATTATTGATGCTAGCCTACCCATTGAAGATGTTGAGAAACCGCTGAGGGACATGGTATTGGACTGTGTTAAGACATGCCAGAAAGGGAAAACCCTCTTGAACCTGTGGTCATATGAACCTTCAATTCCATGA
- the LOC117930419 gene encoding uncharacterized protein LOC117930419, producing MWDQSQPFSCAGYAAFSCVGPTITCIQSRVRHVVADHPAPVLSVMIIAIGSVQSREKDKESRETESGGDMEALVGGGRMVSGCSVGEGLCMERCAGGAQDNAIINRIMLRFRPIAPKPAAGGSSSGGSTSENRNVVVARGRGKRKYVRVRKYNRCRRKKRTAEEEIRDGLEKTVQTLQLLPEKADGSDSPAGASWCNLERSETTKPIRETPPFWLTFNGENTWSALDRGVVREATMIVVESWVTVECVRSACMEGGGLGGTDLERRKNLERDTCPGLISDGLNKVEWVNDAYKRMVSQEISNGRWPECWVWLVAKEKLPYMYPAFTCRVRLQYTFGKEKHSQTVPCDAWRMDRGGFAWRLDIKAALSLGR from the coding sequence ATGTGGGACCAATCACAGCCCTTCTCTTGCGCCGGTTACGCTGCTTTTTCTTGTGTGGGGCCCACCATAACATGCATCCAATCACGTGTTAGACACGTGGTGGCTGATCACCCGGCGCCCGTACTCTCTGTTATGATTATCGCCATCGGTTCGGTGCAGTCAAGAGAGAAAGATAAAGAAAGTAGAGAGACAGAGAGTGGAGGGGATATGGAGGCCCTGGTAGGTGGTGGGAGGATGGTTAGTGGCTGCTCTGTTGGGGAAGGTTTGTGCATGGAAAGATGCGCCGGAGGTGCGCAGGACAACGCGATAATCAACCGGATAATGCTGAGATTCCGGCCGATTGCGCCCAAGCCGGCCGCCGGCGGATCTTCCTCCGGTGGGTCGACGTCGGAGAACCGGAACGTCGTGGTTGCGAGAGGAAGAGGGAAGAGAAAGTACGTTAGGGTTAGGAAATATAACCGGTGTAGGAGAAAGAAACGAACCGCTGAGGAAGAGATAAGAGATGGGTTGGAGAAGACGGTCCAGACGCTGCAACTGCTTCCGGAGAAAGCCGACGGGAGTGACTCGCCGGCTGGAGCGTCGTGGTGTAACCTCGAGCGCTCGGAGACAACAAAGCCGATTCGAGAAACGCCACCCTTCTGGCTCACCTTCAACGGTGAGAACACGTGGTCTGCTCTTGATCGGGGCGTGGTGAGGGAGGCGACGATGATCGTGGTGGAGTCGTGGGTGACGGTGGAATGCGTGAGGAGCGCATGCATGGAAGGAGGGGGGCTGGGGGGTACGGACTTGGAGAGAAGAAAGAATCTGGAGAGGGACACCTGTCCGGGGCTGATATCGGACGGTCTAAACAAAGTGGAGTGGGTGAACGACGCGTACAAGAGGATGGTGAGCCAGGAGATTAGCAACGGGCGGTGGCCGGAGTGTTGGGTATGGTTGGTGGCGAAGGAGAAGCTGCCGTACATGTACCCGGCGTTTACGTGCAGAGTGAGGCTACAGTACACGTTTGGGAAGGAGAAGCACTCGCAGACGGTGCCGTGCGACGCCTGGAGAATGGACCGTGGAGGCTTTGCATGGAGGCTCGACATCAAAGCTGCGTTGAGTTTAGGTCGCTGA
- the LOC117929501 gene encoding F-box/kelch-repeat protein At1g57790-like has translation MMLRQNSDRDTNEANCKKINTDCSWRPWSELPSDLLDVISRQLHMMDHLSFSGVCRSWRASALPCKKDKIASQPPFLVALSAHVRGRLFFYDIFEGRKYKTEFPNHADKFCCGFCCGYLMMEDRNAQNGLWLVNPFTRHELQFPAPPERIRHAIITSSVVPSDSSIVALSADYENLLFCHPGYVNWIVLPVPSKSWVYLDLTIFKKKIYALTSQGKVWEVNPNSNFPLTPVAFRRVPYLDHMGLGRKFGFLCPTLHLVASEEELLMVNLIPHEEPQVFKLDFKMKEWVKMESLEDKVMFLSDVKCGVVGNPDKWGGCSNSIYSVNLFSNMCIAISMEGHWLGSCRFPGSQFVGGSPSSSPYWFFQESYNTDALSDN, from the coding sequence ATGATGCTGAGACAGAACAGTGACAGAGACACTAATGAGGCCAACTGCAAGAAAATAAATACCGACTGCAGTTGGAGACCATGGTCAGAGCTCCCTAGTGATTTGCTTGATGTGATATCAAGGCAATTACATATGATGGACCACCTGTCATTTAGTGGTGTCTGTAGATCATGGAGGGCATCTGCATTGCCATGCAAGAAAGATAAAATAGCATCCCAACCACCATTTTTAGTTGCTCTCTCTGCACATGTCCGAGGAAGATTATTCTTCTATGACATATTTGAAGGAAGAAAATACAAGACAGAGTTCCCAAACCATGCAGACAAATTCTGTTGTGGGTTCTGTTGCGGCTATTTGATGATGGAAGATAGAAATGCTCAAAATGGACTTTGGCTTGTGAATCCTTTTACAAGACATGAACTACAGTTCCCTGCCCCACCTGAACGCATTCGTCATGCTATCATCACTTCTTCAGTGGTGCCTTCAGATTCTTCTATTGTGGCTCTTTCTGCCGATTATGAAAATTTACTGTTCTGCCATCCAGGTTATGTCAATTGGATTGTCCTCCCAGTGCCCAGCAAATCCTGGGTCTACTTGGATTTAACTATTTTCAAGAAGAAGATATATGCCCTAACCAGTCAAGGTAAAGTTTGGGAAGTGAATCCAAACTCGAATTTTCCTTTGACACCAGTGGCATTCAGACGAGTGCCATATTTAGACCATATGGGACTTGGACGGAAATTTGGTTTTTTGTGCCCTACTCTGCATTTGGTGGCATCAGAGGAAGAGCTTTTGATGGTGAATCTTATTCCCCATGAAGAACCTCAAGTTTTCAAGCTAGATTTCAAGATGAAGGAATGGGTTAAGATGGAGAGCTTAGAAGACAAAGTAATGTTCTTGAGTGACGTGAAGTGCGGTGTGGTAGGCAATCCAGACAAATGGGGAGGCTGCAGTAACTCCATTTACAGCGTTAATCTCTTTTCCAACATGTGCATTGCCATTTCCATGGAAGGCCATTGGCTTGGGAGTTGCAGGTTTCCTGGCAGCCAGTTTGTTGGTGGGTCTCCTTCATCTTCACCTTATTGGTTTTTTCAAGAAAGTTACAACACTGATGCTCTCTCTGATAACTAG